CGAGCAGGCCGCCGAGCAGCTGGATCCCGGACGGTGCCTCGGCCAGCAGGATCCACGCGCAGGCCAGCGCGGCGAGCACCTCGCCCAGCGCGACGAAGGACGCGAGCCGGGACCCGAGCCTGCGGGTGGCGGCGATGCCGCTGACGTAGGCGAGCGCGGCGGTGACCAGGCCGAGCGCGGCCACCGGCAGCCACCACGGCACGGCGAACCCGCTGAACGCGACCGGCGCCGCCGTCACCGCGAACGGCAGGATCCCCACCGCCCCCGCCAGCAGCAGGGTGCCGCCGCCGACCAGCAGCCCGCCCGCGGCGAGCACGACCGGGGGGAGTCCCTCGACGTCGCGCGAGGAGAGCACGAAGTACGACGCCGCCCCGACCATCGCCCCCAGCGCCCACAGCACGCCGACGACGCTCACGTCGGCCCCGGACAGCACGTCGAGCACGAGCACCAGCCCGGCGGCCCCGAGGACCGCGCCCAGCGCCGTCAGCCGGCCCGGGCGCTGCCCCTGGCGCAGCCAGAGCCACAGCACGACCGCGACGGGCGCGGTGTACTCGATGAGCAGCGCGACCCCGACCTCCATGTGCGCCACCGCGTTGAAGTAGGCGAGCTGGCAGCCCGCGACGGCGAGCAGGCCGAACCCGACGATCAGCCCGACGTTGCGCCGCACCGGCGCCCAGCGCCCGCGCAGCTGCCGCACCGCGACGGGCACGAGCACGGCCGCCGCCAGCAGCACCCGGACGGCTACCGCCGCGGCGGCCGACCAGCCCGCGTCCATCAGCCCGCGGGCCAGCGGGCCGGAGAGCCCGAACGATGCCGCGGACACGACGGCGAGCCCCAGTCCGGAGGTGAGCCGCGCCGAACTGTCAGGTGCCAACGTCGTCATGGGTCATGACGCTAGGGTCCGTGCCGTAAGGTGTCAACGTGGTCTTCGCTCATGACACGAACGCGTCGCTGCAGGCCGCGGTCGTCCTTGCCAACTCCGCGCTGGAACCCGACACGCTGACCACGGTCGCCCAGCTCGACGCGTTCTACGCGGAGTTCTCCTACACCGGCACCCACGACGGCGACGCGGCCGAGCTGGCGGCGGTCCGGGCGCTGCGCGGTCCGCTGCGCGAGCTGCTCACCGCCGACCGGGACACCGCGGTGCGGCTGGTCAACCGGACGCTGGCCGAGCGCGACGTCCGCCCGCGGCTCGTGCGCCACGACGGCTGGGACTACCACCTGCACGTCACCGACCCGGCCGCCCCGCTGGCCGACCAGATCGCCGTGGAGACGGCGATGGCGATGGTCGACGTCATCCGCGCCGACGAGCTGGGTCGGCTCTCGATCTGCGCCGACG
This sequence is a window from Pseudonocardia petroleophila. Protein-coding genes within it:
- a CDS encoding EamA family transporter, which translates into the protein MTTLAPDSSARLTSGLGLAVVSAASFGLSGPLARGLMDAGWSAAAAVAVRVLLAAAVLVPVAVRQLRGRWAPVRRNVGLIVGFGLLAVAGCQLAYFNAVAHMEVGVALLIEYTAPVAVVLWLWLRQGQRPGRLTALGAVLGAAGLVLVLDVLSGADVSVVGVLWALGAMVGAASYFVLSSRDVEGLPPVVLAAGGLLVGGGTLLLAGAVGILPFAVTAAPVAFSGFAVPWWLPVAALGLVTAALAYVSGIAATRRLGSRLASFVALGEVLAALACAWILLAEAPSGIQLLGGLLVLGGVVVVRAGEARTAAAPLAPAPVASAPAPPA
- a CDS encoding CGNR zinc finger domain-containing protein codes for the protein MVFAHDTNASLQAAVVLANSALEPDTLTTVAQLDAFYAEFSYTGTHDGDAAELAAVRALRGPLRELLTADRDTAVRLVNRTLAERDVRPRLVRHDGWDYHLHVTDPAAPLADQIAVETAMAMVDVIRADELGRLSICADDTCDGVVLDLSRNRSRRFCSTACTNRVAAAAYRARRSG